CAGCGCATGTGGCGTGCCTCGGCGCCGGTGCAGATCGACAAGACCGCCGAATCGGTGGCCGAGATCAAGCGCGAGATGGCCGAGTTCTTCGGCGGTGCGCGCGGCACCACGGCCGAGGAACTGGCGCGCCAGCAGAAGGGCATGACCCTGAGCCTGCCGGGTGCGTACGAGACCGCCGGCGCGGTGATGAACACCATCGGCAGCAACGTGCTGTACGGCCGCCCGGACGACTACGTGTTCCAGCGCAAGGCCGCGATCGAGGCGATCACCCCGGCGCAGGTCGACGCCGCGGCGAAGACCCTCGATCCGAACGGCATCACCTGGGTCGTGGTCGGCGACCTGAAGAAGACCGAGGCGCCGATCCGTGCGCTGAACCTCGGCGAGGTCACCATCCTCGACGCCGACGGCAAGCCGGTGCCCGCCGCGAAGTAATCGCCAGCAAGCCGCGCAGCCCGCCGCCACGGCGGGCTGCGCGTTTCCATCGCAACCCATCCGAGAACGCCATGCCCAAGACCGCCATCCTCAGCCTTGCCCTCGCCGCCGCGCTGTCCGGCGCCCTCTACGCGCCGCAGGTGCAGGCCGCGCAGCCCGCCGCCATCGACATCCCCTACGAGCAGTTCACCCTGCCGAACGGCCTGCGCGTGGTGGTGCACACCGACCGCAAGGCGCCGGTGGTCTCGGTGCATGTCTGGTACCACGTGGGCAGCAAGGACGAGCCGAAGGGCAAGACCGGCTTCGCCCACCTGTTCGAGCACCTGATGTTCAACGGCTCGGAGAACCACCCGGGCGAGTACTTCGACCCGTTCGAGAAGGCCGGCGTCTCCGACATCAACGGCACCACCTGGTTCGACCGCACCAACTACTACGAGACCGTGCCGACCACCGCGCTGGACATGGCGCTGTGGATGGAATCCGACCGCATGGGCCACCTGCTCGGCGCGATCGACCAGAAGACCCTGGACGAGCAGCGCGGCGTGGTCCAGAACGAGAAGCGCCAGGGCGACAACGAGCCCTACGGCCGCAGCGAGTACTACATGCTGGCGGGCACGGTGCCGGCCAACCACCCGTACCACCACAGCACCATCGGTTCGATGGAAGACCTCAACGCGGCGTCGCTTGCGGACGTGAAGAGCTGGTTCCGCGATTACTACGGCGCGGCCAATACCGTGATCGTGCTGGCCGGCGACATCGACGTCGCCACCGCGAAGGAAAAGGTGGCGAAGTATTTCGGCGACATCCCGGCCGGCAAACCGGTGCCGCAGCAGGCCAAGTGGACCGCGCCGCGCGAGGCCTCGACCCGCGCGCAGATCGAGGACCGCGTGGCCCAGGTACGCATCACCCGCACCTGGAACATCCCTGGCCGCGGCGATCGCGACCTGGCCCTGCTCGACCTTGCTTCCGACGTGCTCGGCGGCGGCAAGAGCAGCCGCCTGTACCAGCGCCTGGTCTACCAGGACAAGCTGGTCGACAACGTGTCCGTCTCCGTCCAGCCGTTCGAGCTGGTCAGCAGCTTCAACTGGGAGGCCGACGTGAAGCAGGGCGTCGATCCCGCCAAGGTCGAGGCCGCGGTCAACGAGGAATTGGCGAAGTTCATCGCCACGGGCCCGACCGAGGAAGAACTGGCGCGTTACAAGGCGACCAGCTACGCGGCCAACGTGCGCAGCCTGGAGCGCGTCGGCGGCAAGGCCAGCCGCTTGGCCGAATCGCTGATCTACCTCGGCAGCGCGGATGGCTGGAAGCGCGACTTCGACTGGTACCAGTCCGCCACCGCCGCCGACGTGCAGGCCGCGGCGAAGCGCTGGCTGAGCAAGGGCGACTTCACCCTGACCGTGGTGCCGGCCGCCGGCGAGCCGAAGGACGCGCCGATCGTCAGCCTGCCGGCAGGCAAGCGCCCGGCCGACATCCCCGGCGCGCCGACCGACAAGTTCACCACCACCGCCTCCGCCGTGGATCGCAGCAAGGGCGTGCCGGAGGTCTCCAGCTTCCCCGACCTGAGCTTCCCGGCCGTGCAGCGCGGCAAGCTGAAGAACGGCATCGAAGTGGTGCTGGCCGAACGCCACAGCGTGCCGGTGGTCAATGTGGCCCTGCAGTTCGATGCCGGCTACGCCAGCGATGCCGCCGGCAAGCTCGGCACCGCCAGTTTCGCCGCCAGCATGCTGGACGAAGGCACCGCGACGCTGGACTCGGTGCAGATCGCGCAGACCCGCGAGCGCCTGGGCCTGAACCTGTCCACCGGCTGCGGGCTGGACGCCTGCACCGCCAACGCCAACCTGCTCAAGGCCAACATGGCGCCGTCGCTGGCCCTGCTCGCCGACGTGGTGCGCAACCCGGCGTTCCGCGATGCCGACATCGAGCGCCAGCGCGCGCAATGGCTGGCCGGCATCGCCCAGGAGAAGACTCAGCCGGTCGGCCTGGCCCTGCGCGTGCTGCCGCCGCTGGTCTACGGCGCCGGCCATCCGTACGCGATCCCGTTCTCCGGCACCGGCAACGAGGCCTCGATCAAGGCGCTGGGCGCCGCCGACCTGCGCGCCTGGCAGTCGGCGTGGCTGCGTCCCGACAACGTGCGGATCATCGTCGCCGGCGATACCACCCTGCCGGAAATCACCAGGCAGCTGGATGTCGTGTTCGGCGATTGGCAGGCGCCCGCGGCGAGCAAGGGCGCGAAGTCGATCCCGCAGGTCGCCGCGCAGGCCAAGCCGCGCGTGTTCCTGATCGACAAGCCCGGCGCGCAGCAGTCGCTGATCCTGGCCGGCCTGCTGGCGCCGTCGACCACCGCGCCGAACAACCTCAACATCGAGACCATGAACGATGCGTTCGGCGGCCTGTTCTCCGCGCGCCTCAACATGAACCTGCGCGAGGACAAGCACTGGGCCTACGGC
Above is a genomic segment from Thermomonas aquatica containing:
- a CDS encoding M16 family metallopeptidase produces the protein MPKTAILSLALAAALSGALYAPQVQAAQPAAIDIPYEQFTLPNGLRVVVHTDRKAPVVSVHVWYHVGSKDEPKGKTGFAHLFEHLMFNGSENHPGEYFDPFEKAGVSDINGTTWFDRTNYYETVPTTALDMALWMESDRMGHLLGAIDQKTLDEQRGVVQNEKRQGDNEPYGRSEYYMLAGTVPANHPYHHSTIGSMEDLNAASLADVKSWFRDYYGAANTVIVLAGDIDVATAKEKVAKYFGDIPAGKPVPQQAKWTAPREASTRAQIEDRVAQVRITRTWNIPGRGDRDLALLDLASDVLGGGKSSRLYQRLVYQDKLVDNVSVSVQPFELVSSFNWEADVKQGVDPAKVEAAVNEELAKFIATGPTEEELARYKATSYAANVRSLERVGGKASRLAESLIYLGSADGWKRDFDWYQSATAADVQAAAKRWLSKGDFTLTVVPAAGEPKDAPIVSLPAGKRPADIPGAPTDKFTTTASAVDRSKGVPEVSSFPDLSFPAVQRGKLKNGIEVVLAERHSVPVVNVALQFDAGYASDAAGKLGTASFAASMLDEGTATLDSVQIAQTRERLGLNLSTGCGLDACTANANLLKANMAPSLALLADVVRNPAFRDADIERQRAQWLAGIAQEKTQPVGLALRVLPPLVYGAGHPYAIPFSGTGNEASIKALGAADLRAWQSAWLRPDNVRIIVAGDTTLPEITRQLDVVFGDWQAPAASKGAKSIPQVAAQAKPRVFLIDKPGAQQSLILAGLLAPSTTAPNNLNIETMNDAFGGLFSARLNMNLREDKHWAYGSYSFMSNAKGQRPYMLYAPVQTDKTAESAAELLKEAREVISSRPLTAAEIAKVKDSSVRSLPGGYETIGAVAGALADNALYGRPDDYVATLKQRMEAQRDADVQAAAKDIVKPDALTWVIVGDLSKIEAGVRALNLGEVQVVDADGKPVAKK